Proteins from one Panicum virgatum strain AP13 chromosome 7K, P.virgatum_v5, whole genome shotgun sequence genomic window:
- the LOC120642288 gene encoding ABC transporter B family member 19-like, which translates to MAEDAGKAEAGSCSGGGGGGCEAVKKRPEQSVAFHELFGFADPLDWLLMAAGSAGAVVHGAAMPVFFLLFGELVNGFGKNQHNLRRMTDEVSKYSLYFIYLGLVVCASSYLEIACWMYTGERQVGALRRRYLEAVLRQDVGFFDTDARTGDVVFSVSTDTLLVQDAIGEKVGNFIHYLATFLAGLVVGFVSAWRLALLSIAVIPGIAFAGGLYAYTLTGLTSKSRDSYANAGIIAEQAIAQVRTVYSYVGETKALNSYSEAIQNTLKLGYKAGMAKGLGIGCTYGIACMSWALVFWYAGVFIRNGQTDGGKAFTAIFSAIVGGLSLGQSFSNLGAFSKGKIAGYKLLEVIRQRPTIVQDTADGRCLDEVHGNIEFKEVAFSYPSRPDVMIFRDFSLFFPAGKTAAVVGGSGSGKSTVVALIERFYDPNQGQVLLDNVDIKTLQLKWLRDQIGLVNQEPALFATTILENILYGKPDATMAEVEAAATSANAHSFIALLPNGYNTHVGERGLQLSGGQKQRIAIARAMLKNPKILLLDEATSALDAGSESIVQEALDRLMVGRTTVVVAHRLSTIRCVDMIAVIQQGQVVETGTHDELLAKGSSGAYAALIRFQETARNRACPSTRKSRSSRLSNSLSTRSLSLRSGSLRNLSYSYSTGADGRIEMVSNADNDRKYPAPRGYFFKLLKLNAPEWPYTILGAIGSILSGFIGPTFAIVMSNMIEVFYYRNPSKMESKTREYVFIYIGTGLYAVVAYLVQHYFFSIMGENLTTRVRRMMLAVILRNDVGWFDQEENNSTLVAARLATDAADVKSAIAERISVILQNMTSLLVSFVVGFIIEWRVALLILVTFPLLVLANFAQQLSMKGFAGDTAKAHAKTSMIAGEGVSNIRTVAAFNAQDKVLSLFCVELRVPQAHSLRRSQVSGALFGLSQLALYASEALILWFGAHLVRARASTFSRVIKVFVVLVITANSVAETVSLAPEIARGGESIRSVFAILNSRTRIDPDDPDAEPVEAVRGDIDLRHVDFAYPTRPDVMVFKDFSLRIRAGQSQALVGASGSGKSTVIALIERFYDPLAGKVMLDGKDIRRLNLRSLCRRIGLVQQEPVLFAASIMENIAYGREDGATEEEVVEAAKAANVHGFVSALPDGYRTPVGERGVQLSGGQKQRIAIARAVLKDPAVLLLDEATSALDAESECVLQEALERIMKGRTAVLVAHRLSTIRGVDSIAVVQDGRVVEQGTHGDLVSRPDGAYSRLLQLQLHHG; encoded by the exons ATGGCGGAGGACGCGGGGAAGGCGGAGGCCgggagctgcagcggcggcggcggcggcgggtgcgaggcggtgaagaagcggCCGGAGCAGAGCGTGGCGTTCCACGAGCTGTTCGGGTTCGCGGACCCGCTGGACTGGCTGCTCATGGCGGCCGggagcgccggcgccgtggtgcacggcgccgccatgcccgtcttcttcctcctcttcggcGAGCTCGTCAACGGCTTCGGCAAGAACCAGCACAACCTCCGCCGCATGACGGACGAGGTGTCCAAG TACTCGCTCTACTTCATCTACCTCGGCCTCGTCGTCTGCGCCTCCTCGTACCTGG AGATCGCGTGCTGGATGTACACGGGTGAACGCCAGGTGggcgcgctgcggcggcgctaCCTGGAGGCCGTGCTGCGGCAGGACGTGGGCTTCTTCGACACCGACGCGCGCACCGGCGACGTCGTCTTCAGCGTGTCCACGGACACGCTCCTCGTCCAGGACGCCATTGGCGAGAAG GTCGGCAACTTCATCCACTACCTCGCGACGTTCCTGGCCGGGCTGGTCGTCGGGTTCGTCTCGGCGTGGCGGCTGGCGCTGCTCAGCATCGCCGTCATCCCGGGCATCGCCTTCGCCGGCGGGCTGTACGCGTACACGCTCACCGGCCTCACCTCCAAGAGCCGGGACTCGTACGCCAATGCCGGGATCATAGCCGAGCAG GCCATCGCCCAGGTGAGGACGGTCTACTCTTATGTGGGGGAGACAAAGGCCCTGAATTCGTACTCGGAGGCGATTCAGAACACACTGAAGCTGGGGTACAAGGCCGGGATGGCCAAGGGGCTTGGCATTGGCTGCACCTACGGAATTGCTTGTATGTCCTGGGCACTGGTGTTCTGGTATGCCGGCGTGTTCATCCGGAATGGTCAGACTGATGGAGGGAAGGCCTTCACTGCAATTTTCTCAGCAATCGTCGGCGGCCT GAGCCTGGGGCAATCATTTTCAAATCTTGGAGCATTCAGCAAAGGGAAGATTGCCGGCTACAAGCTGCTGGAAGTGATAAGGCAGAGGCCAACTATAGTTCAGGACACGGCAGATGGAAGGTGCCTGGATGAAGTTCATGGCAACATAGAATTCAAGGAAGTGGCCTTCAGCTATCCTTCCCGCCCGGATGTCATGATTTTCCGTGacttttctctcttcttccccGCTGGAAAAACTGCAGCAGTTGTTGGGGGCAGTGGCTCTGGAAAGAGCACTGTTGTTGCTCTCATCGAGCGGTTTTATGATCCTAATCAAG GGCAAGTTTTGCTGGACAATGTGGACATCAAGACGCTGCAATTGAAGTGGCTCAGGGATCAAATTGGTTTGGTGAATCAAGAGCCTGCACTTTTTGCAACTACAATTCTTGAGAATATTCTTTATGGCAAGCCTGATGCTACAATGGCCGAGGTTGAGGCTGCTGCTACTTCAGCTAATGCCCATAGCTTCATTGCTCTGCTTCCTAATGGCTACAACACTCAT GTGGGTGAGAGGGGACTTCAGCTCTCTGGTGGTCAGAAGCAACGTATTGCCATTGCTCGGGCAATGCTGAAGAATCCAAAGATTCTGCTCCTAGATGAGGCCACCAGTGCGCTTGATGCTGGTTCAGAGAGTATTGTTCAAGAAGCCCTTGATCGCTTGATGGTCGGCAGGACTACTGTTGTGGTTGCACACAGGTTATCAACCATAAGGTGTGTTGACATGATCGCCGTGATCCAGCAAGGGCAGGTTGTGGAGACCGGTACTCATGATGAGCTCCTTGCCAAGGGAAGCTCGGGAGCTTACGCTGCTCTTATAAGGTTCCAAGAGACGGCCAGAAACCGTGCATGCCCATCAACCCGCAAGTCCCGGTCGTCCCGCTTGAGCAACTCCCTGTCCACTCGGTCATTGAGCCTCAGGTCAGGAAGCTTGAGGAATCTGAGCTACTCATACAGCACGGGCGCCGACGGTCGCATTGAGATGGTTTCCAACGCCGACAACGACCGGAAGTACCCAGCGCCAAGGGGTTACTTCTTCAAACTCCTCAAGCTGAACGCACCGGAGTGGCCCTACACCATACTGGGCGCCATTGGGTCCATCCTGTCTGGGTTTATCGGCCCGACATTCGCCATCGTGATGAGCAACATGATCGAGGTGTTCTACTACCGGAACCCCAGCAAGATGGAGAGCAAGACCAGGGAGTACGTGTTCATCTACATCGGCACCGGGCTGTATGCCGTCGTCGCCTACCTCGTCCAGCACTACTTCTTCAGCATCATGGGCGAGAACCTGACCACCCGGGTGCGGAGGATGATGCTCGCCG TGATCTTGAGGAACGATGTGGGATGGTTCGACCAGGAGGAGAACAACTCGACCCTCGTGGCGGCCCGGCTCGCCACCGACGCCGCGGACGTGAAGTCCGCCATCGCCGAGCGGATATCGGTGATCCTGCAGAACATGACCTCCCTCCTGGTGTCCTTCGTGGTCGGCTTCATCATCGAGTGGCGGGTCGCCCTCCTCATCCTTGTCACCTTccccctcctcgtcctcgccaACTTCGCCCAG CAACTGTCGATGAAGGGCTTCGCGGGGGACACGGCCAAGGCGCACGCCAAGACGAGCATGATCGCCGGGGAGGGCGTGAGCAACATCCGCACGGTGGCGGCCTTCAACGCGCAGGACAAGGTCCTGTCCCTCTTCTGCGTCGAGCTGCGCGTCCCGCAGGCGCACAGCCTCCGCCGCAGCCAGGTCTCGGGCGCGCTCTTCGGCCTCTCCCAGCTCGCCCTCTACGCCTCCGAGGCGCTCATCCTCTGGTTCGGCGCGCACCTCGTCCGCGCCCGCGCCTCCACCTTCTCCCGGGTCATCAAGGTCTTCGTCGTCCTCGTCATCACCGCCAACTCCGTCGCCGAGACCGTCAGCCTCGCGCCGGAGATCGCGCGCGGCGGGGAGTCCATCCGCTCCGTCTTCGCCATCCTCAACAGCCGGACGCGCATCGACCCGGACGACCCGGACGCGGAGCCGGTGGAGGCAGTGCGCGGCGACATCGACCTCCGGCACGTCGACTTCGCGTACCCGACGCGCCCCGACGTGATGGTGTTCAAGGATTTCAGCCTGCGGATCCGGGCCGGGCAGAGCCAGGCGCTGGTCGGCGCGAGCGGGTCCGGGAAGAGCACCGTCATCGCCCTCATCGAGCGCTTCTACGACCCGCTCGCCGGCAAGGTGATGCTCGACGGCAAGGACATCCGGCGGCTGAACCTCCGGTCCCTGTGCCGCCGCATCGGGCTGGTGCAGCAGGAGCCCGTGCTGTTCGCCGCCAGCATCATGGAGAACATCGCCTACGGCCGGGAGGACGGCGCGACGGAGGAGGAGGTCGTGGAGGCCGCCAAGGCCGCCAACGTGCACGGCTTCGTCAGCGCGCTGCCCGACGGGTACCGCACCCCCGTCGGGGAGCGCGGCGTGCAGCTGTCCGGCGGGCAGAAGCAGCGCATCGCCATCGCGCGCGCGGTGCTCAAGGACCCCGCCGTGCTGCTGCTGGACGAGGCCACCAGCGCGCTGGACGCCGAGTCCGAGTGCGTGCTGCAAGAGGCGCTGGAGCGCATCATGAAGGGCCGCACCGCCGTGCTGGTGGCGCACCGGCTCTCCACCATCCGCGGCGTCGACTCCATCGCCGTCGTGCAGGACGGCCGCGTGGTGGAGCAGGGGACGCACGGGGACCTCGTGTCCCGCCCCGACGGCGCCTACTcgcggctgctgcagctgcagctgcaccaCGGCTGA